The genomic window GGAAGGTCACCTGGGCTGTCGGGAAGCTCCCGGCCGACGGCCCCCCCAACGGTCAGGAGAAGCAGGAAGACCGCAGCCGCACAAGAGAGACCCGTCCCGGACCATCCGGGACGATCGCCCCCTTGCCTGTCACGCAGCCTCGTCATCACCTCAGTGAGCCATGAGTTAGAGCGGGGTGACGGACCGACGCCCGAAAACAACCCGCCCGAAGAGCTCTCTCTTCGTGGCGGGCCGAGCGCCGCTTGAGCAGCTCCTTGTCCGCGACGTTCCCAATCCAAAGCCGACCTTTCCAGTATATCGTCCCCGTCGAGAGTCAGTCAACCGAACGCGGGCCCTCTCTCCGCCCCGACATCGTCGGGCGACCGGTTCGAAGTCCATCCGGCGACACATCGGCCGGGCCTGGTGACGACGGCACCTGCCGTTCGACCCGACTCGAGACACCCGCCGGCGGGGCCCGGCTCAAGAAGCGGCTTGACAGGAAACGGTGTCCATGCGATACTTACTTTGTGAGACAAAGTACTTTGCTAATCACACAGAAACCGAGAACACACAGGGAGGGCCCACATGGCGGAACAGCACTACCAGGAGCAGCTCGCCGTCATCCGCTCGATGGTCGAGCGGACCCGACGCAGCACCGCCGAGTCCGGTCGGTTCTTCGTCTGGCTGGGCGTCGTCGCGCTCGTCGGGGTCGTCGCTGTCGCCGGCCTCGAGCAGGCGGGTCGAAACGCGCTCGTTCTCCCCGCGCTCATCGTCATCGCCGTCGCGTCCGGCATCGTCGGATACCTCGCCTTCTCGCGCGCACAGAGAGAGACCCGCGTGAAGTCATACGCCTCCACTGTCAGCGGCTTCGTGTGGGTAGCCGTCGGGATCGCGAACATCCTCGTGGCACTCGTCCTTCCGCTCATCGGCGCGTACGACTGGAACCTCGTTCCGATCCTCACGTGTGTGGTGCTCGGCGTGGGTGTCTTCTCGACGGGAGCCATCTTCGAGCTTCCTCCGGTCGCCTGGTGCGCGTTCGGATGGTGGGGCATCGCCGTCGGAATGGTCTTCGCGGGCGGAGCGCCGCGCGCCGTGATGATGGCGGTCGCCATCGTCGTCGGTTGGATTCTCCCGGGCGTCCTCTTCGGCAGGTTGGGCGGAGGAGAGGCGACCGATGCCTGATCGGAGTCACGAACTCGACCAGCTGATCCACGCGCCGGTCCGGCTCCGCATCATGACGACCCTCGCGGAGGCCGTTGAGGCCGACTTCGTGCATCTCCGCGAAGAGACGGGCACGACCGACGGGAACCTGAGCCGACATCTGACGAAGCTCGAGGAGGCGGGATACGTGCGGGTCCGGAAGGGATACGAAGGACGAAAACCGCGCACCACCGTCTCCATGACGAAGAAGGGACGTCGGGCGCTCCTCTCCTACCTGTCACAACTGGAGGCAATCGTGGAGCGCGCCAGGCGCGCAGAAAGGGAGGCGTGACATGCGGACGATCCTGATGCTGACGGTCCTGGCCGGACTCGCCCTGGCGGGTCCTACAGGCAAAACAGAGAACGCAGACATGAGTGGGCTCGAGGCATATCTCGTTTCGTTCCCGGCGAGCCCCACGGCGGACCCGGACCCGGTGCAGGTCTATGAACTGACCTACAGCTTCCACCTGCGGGATGTGGACGGAGCGCCGCAGACCAGAACAGCCGTCACCGGACGCTATACAAGGGACACGGAGAACGGCCGTTTCCGCTGGAACGACGTGTCGATAGCAGGAGCCGGCGCCGACGGGGAGCTCCCGGAGCCCACGCCGCTCACGATCATGGAGGATTTCGAGTACGGACTCTCCGCAGAGATCGCTGAGGAGTCCCTCTACGAGCGCTTCCCTAAGTCCGATCTCAAGGACCTCATCAAGACAATGGTCTGGGACGGCATGATGATCGAGCTCGTCGACATGTCGCTCAACGAGACCGACTCTCTTCCGCTTCACGAGTTCTCACTCGTCGGTTCCTGGGAGGATGTCGACGTCCAGATGGCCGACTGGGGCAAGCTCACGATGAAAGACCTTCGCGTGAAGTGGTCAGGCGTGACCGTGATGCACGGGGAGCCCTGCGCCGTCGCCTTCTACATGTCGTTCGCAAATCCGGTCGACGCCGACCCGGCCCGTGGCCGCTCATGCTACTGGGGGCAGTTCTGGGTCTCGCTCGTGGATCGTGAGATCGAGTGTCTCACCCTGAACGAAGACGTCGTGCTCGAGGTTGCGATGCTCGGCGACTTCAAGCGCATCCTCAACTTCCAGCGCGAGGTCGAGTTCGAGAAGCATCCACAGGCTGGACGTTGACAGGTCGCCTCGCCGGGCGTACCTTGAACGGGAACGTTCGGGCAGCCCAGGGAGGGGACCATGACGACTCGACGGACCATCGTTCTGCTGCTCGCGGGCGTCCTCGCAGCGCTCGTCGCCGGATGTTCCGACTCAGCGGGCCCGAGCGAGGTCCTCCCGGCGACCTACACCATCGATGAGGGCGGTTCCGGCGACTTCACGTCGATCGGGGAGGCCGTCGCCGCCGCGGTCGACGGCGACACGCTCCTCGTCCTGCCGGGCACCTACACGGGACCCGACAACCGGGACATGTCGTTCGGCGGCCGGGGCATCATCCTGATCTCAAGCGGTGGCGCCGACTCGACCACGATCGATCTCGAGGGCGCGGGCCGCGCGTTCGTCCTCCACGGTCGCGGTCGCAGCGAATCGGTCATCTCCGGGTTCACGATCACCCGGGGAGCTTCGTTCCGGGGCGGCGGGATGTCGATCATCGGAACCTCGCCGACAATCACCGACGTGGAGTTCCTGCTCTGTGAGGCCGACGACGAGGGCGGCGCGCTCTTCCTGAGCGGTGGAAGTCCCACGTTGACCGACGTGACGTTCGACTCGAACGCGGCAGGTTTCAGCGGCGGCGCGATGTTCTGCCAGAGCGGGGCCGCGCCCACGCTCGAGGACGTGACCTTCGATGAGAACGTGGCGGGTTCGGGAGGAGGCCTGTCCGCCGTCTTCGCGGAACTCACGCTGGCCGGCGTGAACTTCGTACGGAATGAGGCGAGCTCGGCAGGCGGCGGACTCTATCTTGGAAGCTCCGAGGCCGCGCTCTCCGAGGTCGAGTTCTACGAGAACGAGTGTCTGTTCTCAGGCGGCGGCCTGAGCTGTCTCTCCTCGTCTCCCACGCTCGATCGCGTGACGTTCGTGAGGAACGGCGGTAACCAGGGCGGCGCCATCCACCTCAACGGGGGCTCCTCTCCCGTCATCACGAACTCCATCATCGCCTTCCAGTTCCTGGGAGCGGCGGTCTCGTCCGACGCGGAGGACGAGCCGACGGCTACCCGCGTCTGCGTCTTCCAGAATTTCGGCGGCGACGGCCTCGGAACGGTGGGCACCGACATCATCAACGTCGACCCGCTTCTCTGCGGACTCTTCGACGGCGACCTCACGCTCTGCTCGAACTCGCCGTGTCTCCCTGAGAACAACACGTGGAATGAGCAGCTCGGCGCGCATGCCGCGGGATGCGACTCCTGCAGCTCGTCGACGCCGGCCTACGCGCTCGACTAGTACGCGTTCACAGACCCACCACGTACCCTGAGAAGGGAGCGAACCATGAGAACGGCGCTCACCTGCTGTGCGCTCGGCATCCTCGTGCTCTTCCCTCTTAGCTCCGGCGCCGCGACCTTCGTCGTCGACGACGACGGGTCGACGGCCTACTCGACCATCCTTGAAGGTATGAGCGCCGCCAGCGACGGCGACACGGTGCTCATCATGGCAGGGACCTACTCCGGCACAGGGAACGTCGGGATCAACTGCGGCGCGAAGCGCATTCTCATCCGCTCTTCCAACGACGATCCCAGCGACGTGACAATCGACTGTCAGAGCTCCTCGAGAGGTTTCCACATCAATGGGGGTCAGGATACGACCTTCGTGCTCCGCTCGGTCACGATGACAGGCGGATGGGCGGAAGCCGGCGGAGGCGTCTACGTCGACGGATGCTCGCCCAAGTTCGAGAACGTCACGTTCCTCGCGAACTGGGCGAACCGTGGCGCCGCGGTCGGAATCAGGAGCGGCGGCCAGCCGGTCTTCAGGGACTGCTTCTTCGAGAGCAACACGACCTCCGGGGGTGGAGCGGCGGTGCACGCGAGAGGCTCGGGCACGTCTGTGCTCTTCCGAAACTGCGGCTTCTTCTCGAACGAGGCCGGAGGCTCCGGGGGCGCGGTGGTGGCGGATTCATCGGCGGTCGTCGACCTGAATGTCTGCGAGTTCCGGTCGAACGACGCGAACAACGAAGGCGGGGCGATATACTGCGACAGCGGCGCCGAGGTCAACGCGCTCGGCTGTCTCATTGTCGACAACACAGCGATGACGTGCGCCGGACTCTACTGCTCGCGAGCGAAGGCGACCGTGAGCGACTGCACGTTCCGGGGGAACGTCGGTGACGTGCAGTGCGGAGCGCTCCGCTTCCACGAAGCGACAGACTCGTGGGCGATGTACTCGAGCTTCCAGAACAACTCCTGCGGGTACCGCGGCGGAGCCATCGAGTGCAACAGCTGCGACCCGCACATCACGAACTGCACGCTCATAGGAAACAGCGCCGACGACGCGGCCGCCGGCCTTTTTCTCTACGACTCGGACGTGGTGGTGGTGCGGTCCATCATCGCGTTCTCGACGAACGGCGAGGCCGTGCTCTGCGACGGCGGCTTCGAGAACCCGACCTTCACGAACTGCCTCATCTATCAGAACGCGGGCGGCGACAGCCTGTGCGGAACGTACGCAGACAACGACTTCACGAACCCGCCCAGGTTCTGCGACAAGGCGAACCACAACCTTGCGCTCTGTCAGGACTCCTTCTGCCTGCCCTCGGCGAACCCGTGGGGCGTGACCATCGGCGCGTTCGGTCAGGGCTGCGGACCCTGCGGGAGCCCCGTCGAGCGGGCCAGCTGGGGCGGCATCAAGGGGCTCTTCCGATAAGGGCGCCCGGGACACGCCGACCACCTCCGTTGAACGGCTTGAGCGGCGGGTCCAGCCCGCCGCTCGCTTTACACCTGTCCCTCCGCCTGCTAGACTCTGAGCTTCGACGGGAGAGGGTCCCCCGCACCGCGCCTCAGACACGACATCGCGGCCCGGCGGGCTCATACGTTCAAAGGAGACCACGGAGGCAACAAGCATGAAGTCAGAGTTCAAGGCCATCCTCGAGGCCAACGGCCTGAACGACGTCGAGAGCGGGGCCGCGTACGGTCCGTTCCTTGAGAAGCCCACAGGACCCGAGATCAAGTCGTTCACTCCGATCGACGGCTCCGAGATCGGTACCATCAGGTGCGCCTCGGGCGACGACTACGAGAAGATCATCGAGCGCGCGCAGGAGCGATTCACGACGTGGCGCACCATGCCGGCGCCCCAGCGCGGCCACATCGCCCGCGAGATGGGCGACGCGCTCCGCGACAGGAAGAGCGAGCTCGGCGCGCTCGTGACCCTGGAGATGGGTAAGATCCGCGCGGAGGGTGAGGGCGAGGTCCAGGAGATGATCGATATCGCCGATTTCGCGCTCGGCCTCTCCCGCCAGCTCTACGGCCTCACGATGCCGTCCGAACGCCCGTCGCACCGGATGATGGAGCAGTGGCACCCCCTGGGCACCATCGGCATCATCTCGGCCTTCAACTTCCCGGTCGCGGTCTGGTCGTGGAACGCGATGCTCGCGGCCGTCTGCGGCGACACGATGATCTGGAAACCGTCGTCCTCGACGCCTCTGACGGCCATCGCCGTCCAGAAGATCGTCAACGAGGTGGCGAAGCGTCACGACATCGACGGCGTCTTCAACCTGGTCGTCGGCAGAGGCTCGGACGTCGGCGAGAAGCTCATCCAGGACCACCGAGTGCCGCTCGTCTCGTTCACGGGCTCGACGACCATGGGGAAGCGCGTCGGCGAGGTCGTCGGCGGCAGGCTCGGGAGCACCATTCTCGAACTCGGAGGCAACAACGCCATCATCATCGACGAGACGGCGGACATGGAGCTCGCGCTTCGCGCTGTGCTCTTCGGCGCGGTCGGCACGGCCGGACAGCGCTGCACCTCGACGCGCCGCGTCATCCTCCTCGACTCGGTCTACGACCGCTTCGCGGAGTCGCTCGTCGGCGCCTACAAGCAGGTCCCGATCGGAAACCCGCTCGACGAGAACACCATCATGGGGCCTGTCGTCAACCAGATGGCCGTCGACGCCATGATGCAGGCGCTCGAGCGGCTCAAAGAGGAGGGCGGCACGGTCATCCACGGCGGAAGCACGGTGGACGTGAAGGGCTGTGAAGGCGGCTTCTATGTCGAGCCGGTCATCGCCGAAGCCGAGAACCACTACGAGATCGTGCAGGAGGAGACGTTCGCCCCGATCCTCTACCTCATCCGCGCGAGCGACATGGACGAGGCTCTCGCGATCCACAACGACGTCCCGCAGGGACTCTCGAGCGCGATCTTCACGCACGACTTCGTGAACGCCGAGAGGTTCCTCTCCCCCGCCGGCTCCGACTGCGGCATCGCCAACGTCAACCTCGGCACCTCGGGCGCGGAGATCGGCGGCGCGTTCGGCGGCGAGAAGGAGACGGGCGGCGGCCGCGAGTCGGGATCCGACGCGTGGAAGGGCTACATGCGCCGTCAGACGAACACAATCAACTACGGCCCGGACCTTCCGCTGGCGCAGGGAATCGAGCTGGAGCTGTAGGGCGAGAACGAAGACCACGACGAAGAGCCCGGCCTCCCATCAGGGGGCCGGGCTCGGTTTTCCATGGAGCGACCGCAAGGCCGCACATGCGGGGTCGTTCCCCGGCTGGTCAACGGCGCCGCGGCCCCGGCGCTCTTCAGCCCGAGCCGTCCGTGACCATCATCGTGGCGGAGCCGCGGGCGAGCATCCGCCCCTTCCCGTCCTCGACGCGCCCCTCGACGAGCACGGTGCGCCGCGTCCGGGCGACCACCCTCCCGAGGGCCTTCAGGGTGCCCTCGCTGGCCGCCCCGAGGAAGTTCACCTTCATCTCAAGAGTCACCGCGGGAAGGCCCTCGTCCGACACCGATTTGATGAACGACCGGGCCATAGCGGTATCCAGCAGGCTGCAGTAGATGCCGCCGTGCGCGATGCCTCCGATGTTGAGATGGCGCTCCTCAAGTTCGAGCTCGACGACGTACTCACCGTCGACGAACCCCACCGGAACCATCCCGAGGTCCTCGATGTGGTCGACGCCGCTCATGACTCGACGCGCTCCAGCACCATCGCCACGCCCTGTCCCACACCGACACACAGCGTGCAGAGCGCGTAGCGGCCGCCGGTTCTCCTGAGCTGGTGTACGGCCGAGGTCACGATCCGCGCGCCGCTCATCCCGAGCGGGTGCCCCAGCGCGATGGCGCCGCCCAGCGGGTTGATCCGCGGATCGTCGTCCGCGAGACCCAGTTCCCGCGTGCAGGCGAGTGCCTGCGCCGCGAACGCCTCGTTGAGCTCGATGATGTCCATGTCGTCGAGCGACATGTCGATGCGCTTGAGGAGCTT from Candidatus Effluviviaceae Genus V sp. includes these protein-coding regions:
- a CDS encoding helix-turn-helix domain-containing protein, which produces MPDRSHELDQLIHAPVRLRIMTTLAEAVEADFVHLREETGTTDGNLSRHLTKLEEAGYVRVRKGYEGRKPRTTVSMTKKGRRALLSYLSQLEAIVERARRAEREA
- a CDS encoding aldehyde dehydrogenase family protein, which codes for MKSEFKAILEANGLNDVESGAAYGPFLEKPTGPEIKSFTPIDGSEIGTIRCASGDDYEKIIERAQERFTTWRTMPAPQRGHIAREMGDALRDRKSELGALVTLEMGKIRAEGEGEVQEMIDIADFALGLSRQLYGLTMPSERPSHRMMEQWHPLGTIGIISAFNFPVAVWSWNAMLAAVCGDTMIWKPSSSTPLTAIAVQKIVNEVAKRHDIDGVFNLVVGRGSDVGEKLIQDHRVPLVSFTGSTTMGKRVGEVVGGRLGSTILELGGNNAIIIDETADMELALRAVLFGAVGTAGQRCTSTRRVILLDSVYDRFAESLVGAYKQVPIGNPLDENTIMGPVVNQMAVDAMMQALERLKEEGGTVIHGGSTVDVKGCEGGFYVEPVIAEAENHYEIVQEETFAPILYLIRASDMDEALAIHNDVPQGLSSAIFTHDFVNAERFLSPAGSDCGIANVNLGTSGAEIGGAFGGEKETGGGRESGSDAWKGYMRRQTNTINYGPDLPLAQGIELEL
- a CDS encoding hotdog fold thioesterase; the protein is MSGVDHIEDLGMVPVGFVDGEYVVELELEERHLNIGGIAHGGIYCSLLDTAMARSFIKSVSDEGLPAVTLEMKVNFLGAASEGTLKALGRVVARTRRTVLVEGRVEDGKGRMLARGSATMMVTDGSG